One genomic region from Deltaproteobacteria bacterium encodes:
- a CDS encoding formate dehydrogenase accessory protein FdhE yields the protein MAEMLVETLKMIEKYKSLSPHYTELFDILSEILILREEYRQNMRQMTFPLDERLIAKKLSGGLPLLDFTVVNFDYRPARDYFLRLLEIAENRMPGETTEFARQIKSGELDFADVIRNSFDPSCEEELAPDVDDDTFDLIELFVEESLRPALEYFAGQYGDIIAKSEWAEGYCPICGKEPKIGELKDNEEQRLLFCNQCGLEWNYSLIKCPFCGNEEQKNLAYFTVEGEERYRVDVCNVCKRYVKMVDSTDVAKNANLDVEDIATLHLDMLAAEEGYE from the coding sequence ATGGCTGAAATGCTGGTAGAAACGTTAAAAATGATCGAAAAATATAAGTCGCTGAGTCCCCACTATACCGAGTTGTTCGATATCTTGAGCGAGATACTTATTCTGCGGGAGGAATATCGCCAAAATATGAGGCAGATGACCTTCCCCCTGGATGAGAGGCTGATTGCCAAGAAACTTTCCGGAGGCCTGCCCCTCCTTGATTTTACCGTAGTTAACTTTGATTACCGGCCAGCCAGAGATTATTTCCTGCGTCTTTTGGAGATAGCGGAAAACCGCATGCCCGGTGAAACAACGGAATTTGCCCGGCAGATTAAGTCTGGGGAACTTGATTTCGCGGATGTGATCCGCAACTCTTTTGATCCCTCCTGCGAAGAGGAACTGGCCCCGGATGTTGATGATGATACCTTTGATCTCATTGAGCTATTTGTCGAGGAAAGTTTGCGGCCGGCCCTGGAGTATTTTGCCGGGCAATACGGCGACATCATCGCGAAATCGGAATGGGCGGAGGGATATTGCCCGATTTGCGGCAAGGAGCCGAAGATCGGCGAGCTGAAAGATAATGAAGAACAGCGCTTGCTTTTCTGCAATCAATGCGGCCTGGAATGGAATTACAGCCTGATCAAATGCCCTTTCTGCGGCAATGAGGAGCAAAAAAACCTGGCCTATTTCACCGTTGAAGGTGAAGAGAGATACCGCGTTGATGTGTGCAATGTGTGCAAAAGATACGTGAAAATGGTTGATTCCACCGATGTCGCAAAAAATGCCAATCTTGATGTCGAGGATATTGCCACCTTGCACCTGGATATGCTGGCAGCAGAAGAGGGTTATGAATGA
- a CDS encoding endonuclease III, which produces MNDRDMEEIIPLLAEELKKSEMPIVSYLAEGHSDPFTILISTLISLRTKDEVTAESTRRLFRLASNPAEMLALAPETIAQAIYPAGFYRNKSRTILAVCRELVDLYNSHVPDTIETLLTMPGVGRKTANLVVTLGFGKPGICVDTHVHRISNRLGYVRTKTPDETEFALRGKLPHRYWIAYNTLLVAFGRRTCRPVSPLCTNCPIRDYCDRVDVQKSR; this is translated from the coding sequence ATGAATGACCGGGACATGGAAGAGATTATTCCCCTGCTGGCCGAGGAGCTAAAAAAGTCGGAAATGCCGATTGTGTCCTATCTGGCCGAAGGACACAGCGACCCTTTTACCATTCTAATTTCTACCCTGATCAGCCTGAGGACCAAGGACGAGGTAACCGCCGAGTCAACGCGGCGCCTCTTCCGTCTGGCCAGCAACCCGGCGGAGATGCTGGCCCTTGCTCCGGAAACGATTGCCCAGGCCATTTATCCAGCCGGCTTTTATCGTAACAAGTCCAGGACGATCCTTGCTGTCTGCCGGGAACTGGTGGATCTTTATAATTCCCATGTTCCCGATACCATCGAGACGTTGCTTACCATGCCGGGTGTGGGCCGAAAGACGGCCAATCTCGTGGTAACCTTGGGCTTCGGCAAACCAGGCATTTGCGTAGATACCCATGTTCATCGGATTTCCAACAGGCTGGGATACGTCCGGACGAAAACCCCCGACGAAACAGAATTCGCTTTGAGGGGGAAGCTGCCGCACAGGTACTGGATCGCCTACAATACTTTACTGGTGGCCTTCGGCCGCCGGACCTGCCGGCCTGTTTCTCCCCTTTGCACGAACTGCCCGATCAGGGATTATTGCGATCGGGTGGATGTTCAAAAAAGCCGGTAG
- the gap gene encoding type I glyceraldehyde-3-phosphate dehydrogenase, with protein MSVRLAINGFGRVGRYLVRACLGYEDIEVVAVNTRAKPAVLAHLLKYDSVHGKIRAEVSADDDGIIVNGKKIKVLGATTTPADLPWRDLGIDVLVESTGKFTKREDVVGHISAGARKVILAAPGKGMDGTFVMGVNEGTYDPAKHNIVSNASCTTNCLAPVAKILNDNFGIVKGLMTTVHSYTMDQRLLDGSHKDLRRGRAAAMSIVPTSTGAAAAVAEVIPALKGKLDGLALRVPTPNVSLVDLSVELGKTVTAQEVNAAFKEAASGSLKGLLQFCEEELVSIDFMSSSYSSIVDAALTKVIAGNFVKVFSWYDNESGYACRIRDLALYIGKKGA; from the coding sequence ATGAGTGTGAGGTTGGCAATCAATGGATTCGGCAGGGTCGGGAGATATTTGGTCAGGGCCTGCCTTGGGTATGAGGATATCGAAGTAGTTGCTGTTAACACCAGGGCCAAGCCTGCTGTTCTGGCCCATCTGCTCAAATATGACTCCGTGCACGGCAAAATCCGGGCGGAGGTGTCGGCCGATGATGATGGAATTATTGTTAACGGTAAAAAAATAAAGGTACTGGGCGCCACCACAACTCCGGCCGATCTTCCCTGGCGCGATCTAGGCATAGATGTGCTGGTCGAGTCAACGGGGAAATTTACCAAGCGTGAAGATGTCGTGGGACATATCAGCGCCGGCGCCAGAAAGGTAATCCTGGCTGCTCCCGGCAAGGGCATGGATGGAACATTCGTGATGGGGGTCAATGAAGGCACCTATGACCCGGCCAAGCACAACATAGTCTCCAATGCTTCCTGTACAACCAATTGCCTGGCACCCGTTGCCAAGATTCTCAACGATAATTTCGGCATTGTGAAAGGATTGATGACGACGGTCCATTCCTACACCATGGATCAAAGGCTACTGGATGGTTCGCACAAGGATCTGAGACGGGGGCGGGCCGCGGCCATGTCCATTGTGCCCACCTCCACAGGCGCTGCGGCAGCCGTGGCGGAGGTGATTCCGGCCCTGAAAGGGAAACTGGACGGTCTTGCCCTACGCGTTCCCACGCCGAACGTTTCGCTGGTAGATCTGTCGGTTGAGCTTGGCAAGACGGTGACGGCCCAGGAAGTTAACGCCGCTTTCAAGGAAGCTGCGTCCGGAAGTTTAAAAGGCCTCCTGCAGTTTTGCGAAGAGGAGCTGGTTTCCATAGATTTTATGAGCAGTTCTTATTCTTCCATCGTGGATGCCGCTTTGACCAAAGTGATCGCCGGGAATTTCGTCAAGGTATTTTCCTGGTATGACAATGAAAGCGGTTATGCCTGCCGCATCCGGGATCTGGCCTTGTATATCGGTAAAAAGGGAGCTTAA
- the tpiA gene encoding triose-phosphate isomerase, whose protein sequence is MFPPLIVGNWKMYKTITEGMDFVVRLRARIKETAGRKVVIAPPFTALYAMAGALKETGIGLAAQNVWDREAGAFTGEVSPRMLVDAGCQYVIVGHSERRALFGEGDALINRKLKAVIQSGLQPILCIGETLSEREAGQTFAVVDRQITEGLKDISAADAARVVLAYEPVWAIGTGQTASPEQAAAVHKHIRGVAGGVYGEEFSRQMPVIYGGSVNPANIKALMAQRDINGVLVGGASLDVESFAQIVEF, encoded by the coding sequence ATGTTTCCGCCCCTTATCGTCGGCAACTGGAAGATGTACAAGACAATTACGGAGGGGATGGATTTTGTCGTCCGCCTCCGGGCCAGGATCAAAGAAACGGCGGGCAGGAAAGTAGTGATAGCGCCACCTTTTACCGCTCTCTATGCAATGGCGGGGGCGCTCAAGGAAACGGGGATTGGTCTGGCGGCCCAGAATGTCTGGGACCGCGAAGCAGGGGCATTTACCGGCGAAGTATCGCCGCGCATGCTTGTAGATGCTGGCTGTCAGTACGTCATTGTCGGTCATTCGGAACGTCGCGCCCTTTTCGGAGAGGGCGACGCCCTGATCAACAGGAAGCTTAAGGCGGTCATACAATCCGGCCTGCAGCCCATCTTGTGTATCGGCGAAACGCTGAGCGAGCGGGAGGCCGGTCAGACATTTGCCGTCGTGGACAGGCAGATTACGGAAGGGCTGAAAGACATAAGTGCTGCCGATGCAGCGCGGGTGGTGCTCGCTTATGAACCGGTATGGGCGATTGGAACGGGCCAGACAGCTTCACCGGAGCAGGCCGCCGCAGTGCATAAGCATATTCGTGGAGTGGCAGGCGGGGTGTACGGAGAGGAATTTTCCCGCCAGATGCCCGTCATTTATGGAGGCAGCGTCAATCCGGCCAACATCAAGGCCCTCATGGCACAGCGGGATATCAACGGCGTCCTGGTGGGGGGAGCAAGTCTGGACGTGGAATCCTTTGCTCAGATAGTGGAATTTTAA
- the secG gene encoding preprotein translocase subunit SecG: MHIFITLLHVIVCIILILVVLLQAGKGANMGAAFGGSSQTVFGSSGAGTFLGKMTTIVAAVFMLTSLTLSYFSVYKGSSIMDSVSRSDTRKAAPQTTQKPATPVGAEKTQGPALPGIPPAAK, translated from the coding sequence GTGCATATTTTTATTACCTTACTGCATGTTATCGTTTGTATCATTCTGATTTTGGTCGTGCTTCTGCAGGCCGGCAAGGGGGCAAATATGGGCGCCGCCTTCGGGGGATCAAGTCAGACGGTTTTCGGCAGCAGCGGCGCCGGAACATTTTTGGGCAAGATGACCACCATTGTGGCTGCGGTATTCATGCTGACGTCGCTGACCCTGTCATATTTTTCCGTTTACAAGGGTTCATCCATTATGGACTCTGTTTCCCGTTCTGATACCAGGAAGGCCGCGCCGCAGACGACACAAAAACCGGCCACGCCTGTCGGCGCTGAAAAAACCCAGGGCCCAGCCCTACCCGGGATACCCCCGGCAGCTAAATAA
- a CDS encoding desulfoferrodoxin family protein codes for MKKITLVVTLMLAFILLPVNLALANKSETSIKGPAEAAKGSEVTLQITSTHNANTASHYTEWLSVTADRKALNRWDYTKENRPEGAVFSKEIKIKVTKDTEIVAESSCNVHGSKGPIIHKIVVK; via the coding sequence ATGAAAAAAATCACGTTGGTTGTGACGCTAATGCTGGCATTTATTTTGCTCCCGGTTAATCTTGCCCTCGCGAACAAGTCGGAAACTTCCATTAAGGGACCGGCCGAGGCTGCCAAAGGATCTGAGGTGACTCTCCAGATCACGTCCACCCATAATGCGAATACTGCTTCCCATTATACCGAGTGGTTGAGTGTGACAGCCGACAGGAAAGCGTTAAACCGGTGGGACTATACCAAAGAGAATCGCCCTGAGGGAGCGGTCTTCAGCAAAGAAATCAAGATCAAGGTCACAAAAGATACGGAAATCGTCGCCGAGTCGAGTTGCAATGTCCATGGCAGCAAAGGGCCGATAATACATAAAATAGTGGTGAAGTAA